One region of Cherax quadricarinatus isolate ZL_2023a chromosome 93, ASM3850222v1, whole genome shotgun sequence genomic DNA includes:
- the LOC128703493 gene encoding uncharacterized protein translates to MGVRAWAWAWVVLVGVIHLPVSAGDCQEYFKFPSENHPSLFDGKWVTVASTRRLMPCHTLHFSQNGSRVVVEEGWKMAGWSVSAWHYNTTATLTLRDEHLFVTDFSFDGLLMGGRVDMGVVGDHMLMMQCLSVLSVPVPAISVLSRSVPSDAAAVVMGTLEHFKVPRTGQDVALVQHAGCQEVSGVVVGGARASIVDSGTLDDTADFLGALVPDTPQRTWSLVDSPDNYADFV, encoded by the exons ATGGGCGTacgggcgtgggcgtgggcgtgggtggtgttggtgggagtgatcCACCTGCCTGTGAGTGCTGGCGattgtcaagaatattttaagttTCCAAGTGAGAACCATCCATCACTG TTTGATGGTAAATGGGTGACTGTTGCCAGCACCAGGAGACTTATGCCTTGCCACACTCTACACTTCTCTCAGAATGGATCT agagtggtggtggaggagggatggAAGATGGCAGGATGGTCAGTATCAGCCTGGcactacaacaccactgccaccctgACTCTCAGAGATGAGCATCTCTTCGTTACTGATTTTTCCTTTGATG GGTTGTTGATGGGCGGCCGTGTTGATATGGGCGTTGTGGGTGACCACATGTTGATGATGCAGTGTTTATCAGTACTGTCCGTACCAGTACCAGCCATATCTGTTTTGTCCAG GAGTGTGCCCAGTGACGCTGCAGCAGTGGTGATGGGTACACTGGAACACTTCAAGGTGCCCAGGACTGGTCAAGACGTGGCACTGGTGCAACATGCAGGGTGTCAGGAAGTGTCAGGGGTAGTGGTGGGAGGTGCCAGGGCTTCCATCGTTGACAGCGGCACCTTGGACGACACTGCTGACTTCCTCGGCGCCCTCGTTCCTGACACTCCACAACGTACCTGGTCTCTTGTCGACTCTCCTGACAATTACGCTGATTTTGTGTAG